Genomic DNA from Deltaproteobacteria bacterium:
TGCCCGCCGGAGGAGGTGTCGGCCAGTTGGGCGTTGATGCGGATTTTTTCACCGCTGCGCTGAACGTTGCCCTGCAAGGCATAGCGCACGCCCAGATCCTTGCCTACTTGCTGCACATTGATCTGCTTGTCTTTAAAAGTGTTCGCAGTCGTCGCGGCGATTACAAAGAGCCCCGCCGCGCGTGACAGGTCAGTGGTAATCTTGGTGGTCAGGCCGTCGGCCAGGTAAGCCTGCTCCGAGTCGCCGCTCAAATTGGCGAACGGCAGCACGACGATCGAACGGCGCTCGGTGGAGGCGACATTTCCGCCGAGCGTCCATCCATGTTGGCGCACAAACCAAGCGCCGCCGGCGACAATGAGAATCACAATAGCGGCGGCGGCGAACAATATCCCCCGGCGGCGCGGAGTTGGCGCGATCTCGACCGCCGGCTTGGCGATCTCCGGCGCCTGTGGCAGCTCTTCCTCGGCCAGCGCTGCGATGTCTTTCGCCGCTAGCCCAAACACGCCGACCGCGCGGGCGATGTTCTTCACCGTCTGCTCGCCGAGATCGGCGAAGGATAACGAGAGCTTGTCGCGAATTTGGTCGTTCGCCATGCGGGAGATGCACAGCCCGCCCGGCTCGCACAAGGTCTCAAGCCGCGCCGCGATGTTGACGCCGTCGCCGAAGATGTCGTCCCCGTCGATGATGATGTCGCCGACATTGATGCCGATGCGAAAGATGACGCGCTTGTCCTCGGCCTCCTCGGCATTGCGGCTCAACATGCCGCGCTGCACGGCGACGGCGCAGGCCACCGCGTCGACCACGCTAGCGAATTCGACGAGCAGGCCGTCGCCGGTGGTCTTGACGATGCGGCCATGATGGCCGGCGATGGCCGGATCGACCAGCTCGCGACGATGGGCTTTGAGTTTATTCAACGTGCCGACTTCGTCTGTGCCCATGAGACGGCTATAGCTGACGACATCAGCCGCCATGATCGCTGCGAGCCGGCGCTCGACGGTTCTGTTTGCCACAAATAATCCTCTGATTCGGGCGATGGTGTCAGGGTTAACAGTTAATAAAGAAGAAGAAAATAATTGATAAAAATATCGGCGGCGGAGTATTTCTTTGAGTAAACCGTCAATGAGTCTATTTCGCTCCCGCTGAGTTTCCCATATCACGCCTGGCTTGTTCCGCAAAAGCCCAGTTGCGGACTTTGTCGAGCGGGACGGGGTCTTTGCTTTTCAGTTCCAGCATCGACTGATCCACTAGGGATTGCACCGCGGCGTCAGACACAACTCCGCCGTCGGACCAACTGCGCTTGCCGAGATCGTAGCTTCGCGCGGCGACTTCGCGGTCGAGCTTTAGCCAGTGCATTAGTATCTGCGTGGTCTCCTCGCGGTTGGCGCCGGCGAAGGCCATGGCGCGGAAGACGGCTCTGATTACGCCATGGACTTGTTTGGGATTTTTCTGAATCGTCTCGTCGCGGACGGCGAGACCGGCGAGCGGTAGCTCTAAGCGTTCGCCGAACCAAAGCAAGTCTTTGTAGCCGACTTTTTCCGCTTGCAGGTTGTAAGGCAGAGTTAAAATCGTCGCGTCGACGCTGCCGGAAAGCAATGAAGCGTAGCGCGCTGCGGCGCCGCCCATTTGCAATCGAATAATATCCCGATCGGGGTCCAAGCCATCTTGTTTGGCGACCGTGCGCAGCGCGAGATCGGCGGCGGCGCCGTAGCTGCCGATGGCGATGCGTTTGCCTTTGAGATCTCTGATCGAGTTTACTTCTCGTTTGACGGTGAGAAAATAATCGGGGCGGCCCAACAACACCGCGATCGTTTTGACCGGCAAGCCGGCGGTGGCGGCCTTGATCGCCGAAGTGCTCGGTGTCGCGTAGTCAACGTTGCGAGTGAGCAGCGCGTTGACCGCGATGTTAGTGCGCATCGTAATCGTCAATACGTCAAAGCCTTCGTCGCGGAAAAATCCTTTGCGCGCGGCGATCTCGATGGGCAGGGTACTAAGGCCGGCACCGGTGGAGGCGATCTTAATTTCTTCGGCGGCGAGGAAATGGGGCGTCGAGACAAAAAGAAAACACAGTAGCACGCAGACACGCGATGACAGCCGCATTTTATTCCGTCACCTTTGCGCCTTGGCGCTCCTTCGACGTTGCTCAGGACATGCTTTGCGGGAGATATTCCGAACTTATTCTTTCGCGGTCACGTGAGCGCCGCCGAACGCCTCGGAGCGGTTGCCGACGAGCACCAGCGGTTCGGTGCCGACGTTGGTGATCTGGTAGTAATCCTTGGCGCCGAAAAAAACGATCTCGTTTTTCTCAATCACGCGCTCTTCACCTTTGATCCCTTTAACGGATGCTTTGCCTTGGAGCACGAGAAAAGTTTCCGGCGACATATGAAAATGCATGTCGGTGTGGTCGCCGGGGCGGAAATAAAGCATCCACGAACGAAATGTTTCTGAACCGAAGAGTGGCACGAAGCGCTTATCTTCGTCTTTCGCCATTCGCATGGTGTCGTTGATATTCGCGAATTCCATACAACCTCCGATACGTGCCGCTCTTGAAACGCCGGTGTCCTGTGACTTTGGCGCGCGCTTCGGTCGCTTAATCCGTCAGATCCAGCAGCACGCCGTCGGGATCGGCCAGGCTTTGCTTGCAGAGCTTGCAGCCTTCGAGATTTTTCTGGCGCGTTTCGCCTTCGCGGCCGATGGCGATTTTTCTCGGCGCGGAAGCGGGCGCGGAGGCGGCGAGGGCGTCGAGGTCTTTTTTAGTTTGCGCCAGATCGTCGACCTTGAAACCGAAGTGATCCAGGCCCGCCATGTGACCGCGGTATTTGATCATGTCCCAGGGACGGATCGCCAGGTTTACTTTTCCGTCGCTAAGATAGTAG
This window encodes:
- a CDS encoding ABC transporter substrate-binding protein → MRLSSRVCVLLCFLFVSTPHFLAAEEIKIASTGAGLSTLPIEIAARKGFFRDEGFDVLTITMRTNIAVNALLTRNVDYATPSTSAIKAATAGLPVKTIAVLLGRPDYFLTVKREVNSIRDLKGKRIAIGSYGAAADLALRTVAKQDGLDPDRDIIRLQMGGAAARYASLLSGSVDATILTLPYNLQAEKVGYKDLLWFGERLELPLAGLAVRDETIQKNPKQVHGVIRAVFRAMAFAGANREETTQILMHWLKLDREVAARSYDLGKRSWSDGGVVSDAAVQSLVDQSMLELKSKDPVPLDKVRNWAFAEQARRDMGNSAGAK
- a CDS encoding guanylate cyclase, with the translated sequence MANRTVERRLAAIMAADVVSYSRLMGTDEVGTLNKLKAHRRELVDPAIAGHHGRIVKTTGDGLLVEFASVVDAVACAVAVQRGMLSRNAEEAEDKRVIFRIGINVGDIIIDGDDIFGDGVNIAARLETLCEPGGLCISRMANDQIRDKLSLSFADLGEQTVKNIARAVGVFGLAAKDIAALAEEELPQAPEIAKPAVEIAPTPRRRGILFAAAAIVILIVAGGAWFVRQHGWTLGGNVASTERRSIVVLPFANLSGDSEQAYLADGLTTKITTDLSRAAGLFVIAATTANTFKDKQINVQQVGKDLGVRYALQGNVQRSGEKIRINAQLADTSSGGQLWAETFDGDRSDLFALQDRITSRIANSIGREIVVAAARESEARKIDPQSGDLLLRAVALTTKSPTLENLQQQEKLFRELLLLDPNSVDAMAHLAVCLMYQRRLFINVLGPQVAEEKLKEGYKIALKAKELDPANAFTYEGLGNYFIFRRDLSQAISAFQNGIALNRNYSPFYNGLAFASLISGEPKKTIGYAEQALSLDPRGPQNFSSMNFLGVGHFFLGHDDLAIEWIEKARAEAPKNPNPLYNLAAAYAKKGDLVKAKATAAELFRIAPNFKLSNGGTYPFPSSPEAYKKLWREVYMPAATKAGLPE
- a CDS encoding cupin domain-containing protein, translated to MEFANINDTMRMAKDEDKRFVPLFGSETFRSWMLYFRPGDHTDMHFHMSPETFLVLQGKASVKGIKGEERVIEKNEIVFFGAKDYYQITNVGTEPLVLVGNRSEAFGGAHVTAKE